A genomic region of Lodderomyces elongisporus chromosome 5, complete sequence contains the following coding sequences:
- the SUR1 gene encoding zinc-finger protein has product MSKHIEVSPRIQSVASATPDASQDPSQDPSQGSKQESSLNGLTIEQILTHGYVHGHIHKHGDHTHIHGHIHNHDHDQHFKYQQGSLPNNFQASGNNNNNNNNDNTASNSSISSCNANFHNPDNSSYESDEKFCNELENFVNCEDVFCDDLDDCFFYNCFDGNNNNNNNNNNNNINNCNNICNSSNNISRSSIACNGMQCDQVSNGVPGVCCNNINCTNIQRPITGGNTLASAVSTESKDGSSTADRLQCCNDPHCLNLDYNSGSGSQSSQHSQTCYDPNCTIGSTSTIGTTTAPTAPTAPTASTASTASTASTISSFMHSEEDNLCNLQTAKRPLFEDLINNVHQNMQLQFPKIGGSFSSGQKETEPPARKKLKQEKNGGTNGEKGGDGKDGGERGGEEWGRGGNKNGINSGANDRTISSGGNNSLFQLHFPHECHATDVAESSKHHHVHQSCFHTTIPNDIDFQNSSDEKMSISDYEFMVRFNNFNNLMSNTGFVDGGSDHVNGNGNGNVGNGGNGGNGGGGGGDANGNYSNTERLINSNLENEENEAQNKQLSQYPCQWERCFKKLSDENFMSHMNDHLSQEQTTGKHPSSFQCEWNDCNFTDSSLDALLGHLQSHKQSNNASHYPTNTSNYNYPANFLSPISSSSPHPNSESPKDHHFSLPSQNHHHVIHDVNITSMQIKPKKIKTPISNSCCIQQSPLPSQIVPTEPTEPTARTVPTTEKVTSNIITNQETRKKLNRMMATKTSHCCHWEIGVDQDGKPVSCDNVYHSEGDLQQHIIENHIGSGKSSYKCCWIGCERHNGKIFTQRQKLYRHIHTHTNYKPCKCPECGASFAVESMLQQHLRTHSGEKPFVCNICKKSFATSSSLSIHNRVHTGEKPLKCKWPGCNKSFSESSNLTKHMKTHTKNIIVRPM; this is encoded by the coding sequence ATGTCAAAGCATATAGAAGTATCTCCTCGAATACAATCCGTGGCATCTGCTACACCAGATGCGTCACAAGACCCATCACAAGACCCATCACAAGGTTCGAAACAGGAGTCATCCCTAAATGGGTTAACGATTGAACAGATTCTCACTCATGGATACGTTCATGGTCACATACACAAACATGGAGACCATACCCACATTCATGGCCACATCCACAACCATGACCACGATCAACATTTcaagtatcaacaaggctcACTACCGAATAATTTTCAAGCTAGCggaaataataataacaacaataataatgataatactGCTAGTAATAGTAGCATTTCAAGTTGCAATGCCAATTTCCACAACCCTGATAACAGCAGCTATGAATCGgatgaaaaattttgtaaTGAGTTGGAGAACTTTGTCAATTGTGAAGATGTATTTTGTGATGACTTGGACGACTGTTTTTTCTATAATTGTTTTGacggcaacaacaacaacaacaacaacaacaacaacaacaatatcaataactgcaacaacatttgcaacagcagcaacaatatAAGCAGGTCATCGATTGCATGCAATGGAATGCAGTGCGACCAAGTCTCGAATGGTGTACCAGGAGTCTGCTGCAACAATATTAATTGCACCAATATACAGAGACCTATTACTGGAGGCAATACTTTGGCAAGTGCGGTATCAACGGAATCAAAAGATGGATCATCTACTGCTGACAGATTACAATGTTGTAATGACCCACACTGTTTGAATCTAGACTATAATCTGGGTTCAGGATCGCAATCATCTCAACATTCTCAAACATGCTATGATCCCAATTGTACCATTGGTTCTACTTCTACAATAGGGACAACAACAGCCCCAACAGCCCCAACAGCCCCAACAGCTTCAACAGCTTCAACAGCTTCAACAGCTTCAACAATATCATCCTTTATGCACTCAGAAGAGGATAATCTATGCAATTTACAAACAGCCAAAAGGCCCTTGTTTGAAGATCTCATCAATAATGTACACCAAAATATGCAGCTTCAATTCCCCAAAATTGGTGGATCATTCAGTAGTGGGcagaaagaaacagaacCGCCTgcgagaaaaaaattgaaacaagagaaaaatgGAGGCACTAATGGGGAAAAAGGAGGAGATGGAAAAGATGGAGGAGAAAGGGGAGGAGAAGAATGGGGTAGAGGAGGCAACAAGAACGGTATTAATAGCGGTGCTAATGATCGAACTATCAGTAGTGGAGGCAataattctttatttcaacTTCATTTTCCTCATGAATGCCATGCAACAGACGTGGCAGAGTCATCCAAACACCATCACGTGCACCAGTCCTGTTTCCACACTACAATTCCTAACGATAttgattttcaaaactCGAGTGACGAGAAAATGTCAATTTCAGATTATGAATTCATGGTTCgcttcaacaatttcaacaatttgatGAGTAACACCGGGTTTGTCGACGGTGGCAGCGACCATGTCAACGGCAATGGTAATGGCAATGTTGGCAATGGTGGCAATGGTGgcaatggtggtggtggtggtggtgatgcaAATGGTAATTATTCCAATACTGAAAGATTGATAAATTCAAACCTTGAGAACGAAGAGAATGAAGCTCAAAATAAACAGCTTTCACAGTATCCCTGTCAATGGGAACGGTGTTTTAAAAAGCTTAGTGATGAAAATTTCATGAGCCACATGAATGACCACTTGAGCCAAGAACAAACTACTGGCAAGCACCCCTCATCTTTTCAATGTGAATGGAACGATTGTAATTTTACCGATTCGAGTCTCGACGCCTTGCTTGGACATCTACAATCTCACAAACAATCAAATAATGCTTCACACTATCCTACAAACACTTCAAACTACAACTACCCTGCAAACTTTTTAAGTCCTATATCTTCATCAAGCCCGCACCCGAATAGTGAGCTGCCGAAAGACCACCATTTCAGTCTTCCCTCGcaaaaccaccaccacGTTATTCACGATGTAAACATTACATCAATGCAAATCAAAcctaaaaaaattaagacTCCTATCTCAAATTCATGCTGTATCCAGCAGTCACCACTACCATCTCAAATAGTACCAACAGAACCAACAGAACCAACGGCACGAACAGTGccaacaacagaaaaagtCACATCAAACATTATTACAAACCAAGAAACGAGAAAGAAGCTAAACAGAATGATGGCAACAAAAACATCGCACTGTTGTCATTGGGAGATTGGGGTAGATCAAGATGGGAAACCTGTTTCGTGTGATAATGTGTACCACTCTGAAGGCgatcttcaacaacataTTATCGAAAACCATATTGGATCAGGCAAATCTTCCTACAAATGTTGCTGGATCGGTTGCGAAAGACACAATGGTAAGATCTTTACGCAGCGACAAAAGCTTTACCGACATATccatacacacacaaactATAAGCCATGCAAGTGCCCTGAGTGTGGAGCAAGTTTTGCAGTTGAGTCAATGTTGCAACAGCATCTCAGAACTCATTCGGGCGAAAAGCCTTTTGTGTGCAATATATGCAAGAAATCGTTTGCCACGAGCAGTTCCTTATCCATACATAATAGAGTTCACACAGGAGAAAAGCCCTTAAAATGTAAATGGCCTGGATGCAACAAAAGCTTTAGCGAAAGCTCAAATTTAACAAAACATATGAAGACACATACAAAGAACATCATTGTACGACCAATGTAA
- the PAT1 gene encoding DNA topoisomerase 2-associated protein pat1 (BUSCO:EOG09260S3L): protein MSFFGFDPTQPPAGTRNDEAYDFENTYDGLGELEEDDAFNSETFGTSTNEIRKDFEFGHTDNNTGTGAGYQATPHASHTSTAAAAAAATATPQSTSISYAQAAQSAPVNDDEFMQELWGESNAPSKSAGVSTSAKGDSQSSERKVLSLEEIEAQLTAIDQSQMPNFAHQQPGSFPPQGYGVPGMMPPPPHIPPQHFNGYMMGGFIPPNQFGMPGMPPQPMPPMQPPIPSSQPLPHSQPVPPPPQQVQQQQQQQQQPLVSIQQENQQPRNAIKANEQNASQQARTKPQKVDLSQFPVLGSKEATQQQQLAQHQPQAQQPHYQQQQHQQQQQQQQHQNFLRGQENQQFDAHQQSPRHHHQRLQDLSPEERDKALKRQEKVSRIMRYSGIMNPKDKDFVTRFQLSQIVTEDPYNEDFYAQVYKVIHPKSANGTQLQAPAQQNNSIAQAYLDHSGHRLGGRYKRADVALQRMQQQVQKAVAVAKDRPKPNQLSKEGALGKISFASGKKPRQQLEIISKAAEREKENKSGNKGDDANSSSSNNNNKNNNNGSGSGIGAGDEDVRKYGRKDILGILENIISELMNVESESRTSVDIDTSKLWEAMKVLEQTSSSGDPESEVNPFVQCLNYNKMLKILMRLFKFLNREQILTIAALIMSNLENLSVIKNGSYTTYPDKKVPEKVLKLVDAYSLTFSKVLMNAVLEFKFSEIIGLIVILIEHNNVAFVSTTKIGLTILTTLLSRAELIIGEAQISATDLAEWSSCYDELFTALESRIAAIFPPNPIEVDDGSSRENYIWQFLATLSVGGKLSHQRIIVDELRDEIFGVMKRAREIDPRDMANLYKKQNLLNNLNMFLVVMGLVADENEIKEL from the coding sequence ATGTCATTCTTTGGATTTGATCCTACCCAGCCTCCAGCTGGGACGAGGAACGATGAAGCGtatgattttgaaaataccTATGACGGCTTAGGAGAGTTAGAAGAGGATGATGCATTCAACTCAGAAACTTTTGGAACCAGCACGAACGAGATTAGAAAGgattttgaatttggtCATACCGACAATAACACTGGTACCGGCGCTGGATATCAAGCTACTCCTCATGCTTCCCATACTTCTACTGCTGCCGCTGCCGCTGCTGCCACTGCTACTCCACAATCGACTTCAATTAGTTATGCACAAGCTGCTCAAAGTGCACCAGTTAACGATGACGAATTTATGCAAGAACTTTGGGGAGAATCAAATGCTCCAAGCAAATCTGCAGGCGTAAGCACAAGTGCCAAAGGAGATAGCCAATCGTCAGAACGAAAAGTTCTTTCATTGGAAGAGATTGAAGCTCAATTAACCGCAATTGATCAAAGTCAAATGCCAAATTTTGCTCATCAACAACCTGGTCTGTTTCCACCACAAGGCTATGGTGTTCCAGGGATGATGCCTCCGCCTCCCCATATTCCACCACAGCATTTCAATGGATATATGATGGGAGGATTCATTCCACCTAACCAATTTGGTATGCCTGGTATGCCTCCTCAACCTATGCCACCAATGCAGCCACCTATACCATCATCTCAGCCTCTTCCGCATTCTCAACCTGTTCCTCCTCCACCGCAACAAgttcagcaacagcagcaacagcagcaacagccaCTTGTATCCATACAGCAAGAGAATCAACAGCCACGAAATGCTATCAAAGCCAATGAACAAAATGCTTCTCAACAAGCTCGAACCAAGCCTCAAAAAGTAGACTTGTCTCAATTTCCTGTTCTTGGTTCGAAAGAGGCCActcagcaacagcaacttGCACAGCATCAGCCACAAGCTCAGCAACCTCATtatcagcaacagcaacatcaacaacaacaacaacagcaacaacatcaaaattttttgagGGGGCAAGAGAATCAGCAATTCGATGCACATCAACAATCTCCTCGTCACCACCATCAACGCCTTCAAGATCTCTCTCCCGAGGAAAGAGATAAAGCTCTTAAGAGGCAAGAGAAGGTATCGAGAATCATGAGATACTCTGGTATAATGAATCCAAAGGATAAAGATTTTGTCACTAGATTCCAATTGTCTCAGATTGTTACTGAAGATCCATATAATGAAGACTTTTACGCTCAAGTGTACAAAGTTATCCACCCTAAGTCTGCCAATGGTACCCAGCTTCAGGCACCCGCTCAGCAAAACAATTCGATTGCTCAAGCATACTTGGATCACAGTGGCCATAGATTGGGTGGTCGCTACAAGAGAGCCGATGTTGCGTTGCAAAGAATGCAGCAACAGGTGCAAAAAGCGGTTGCAGTTGCCAAAGATAGACCCAAACCCAACCAATTATCTAAAGAGGGTGCGTTGGGTAAGATTTCGTTTGCTAGCGGTAAAAAGCCCAGACAACAGTTGGAAATTATTAGTAAAGCGGCcgaaagagagaaggagaacAAGTCGGGAAACAAAGGTGATGATGctaacagcagcagcagcaacaacaacaacaagaacaacaacaatggcaGCGGCAGCGGCATTGGTGCTGGTGACGAAGACGTAAGGAAATACGGTAGAAAAGATATTCTTGGTATCCTTGAAAATATTATTTCTGAATTGATGAATGTCGAAAGTGAATCAAGAACACTGGTTGATATCGATACTTCCAAACTTTGGGAAGCAATGAAAGTTTTGGAGcaaacttcttcttctggtGATCCAGAAAGCGAAGTCAATCCATTCGTTCAATGTTTGAACTACAACAAGATGTTGAAGATCTTGATGAGACTCTTTAAATTCCTCAACAGAGAACAAATCTTGACCATTGCAGCGTTGATTATGTCtaatttggaaaacttgTCTGTGATCAAAAATGGATCATACACTACTTATCCAGATAAGAAAGTTCCTGAGAAAGTACTCAAGCTTGTTGATGCTTATTCGTTAACATTTTCTAAAGTGTTGATGAATGCTGTTTTGGAGTTCAAGTTTAGTGAAATCATTGGCCTTATTGTGATTTTGATTGAGCATAATAATGTTGCGTTTGTTTCTACAACAAAGATTGGTTTAACCATCTTGACTACATTATTATCTCGAGCAGAGTTGATTATCGGAGAAGCGCAAATTTCAGCTACGGACTTGGCGGAATGGTCCTCATGTTATGACGAGTTATTCACAGCATTGGAATCTAGAATTGCTGCTATTTTCCCACCTAATCCAATCGAAGTTGATGATGGATCTTCTAGAGAGAATTATATTTGGCAATTCCTTGCCACGTTATCGGTTGGAGGTAAATTGAGTCACCAGCGGATTATAGTTGATGAATTGAGAGATGAAATCTTTGGAGTGATGAAGAGAGCAAGAGAGATCGATCCTCGTGATATGGCAAATCTTTACAAGAAGCAAAACTTGTTGAACAATTTGAACATGTTTTTAGTCGTTATGGGGCTTGTTGccgatgaaaatgaaattaaagagctctaa
- the ABZ1 gene encoding para-aminobenzoate synthase, (PABA) (MEROPS:MER0045095), with translation MILLIDSYDSFTNNLAHLIKSTTSVNVDIVHNDAIDAKDYEAFYKQAAEKYQCIVIGPGPGHPAIKEDIGIIGWLIKRITQDGPEHAVPILGICLGFQSLCYEFGNEVSRLRNVKHGQIYSVEPTGESGLYLSKEGFDSVRYHSLHVKTPFSSNIEPLAYCNEIDISDNDNHFNGDADEKEKEKEKEKEKEKEKEKEKRKDDIKGASKILMAMKIRDFPFYGVQYHPESICSQKGKDLVKNFIKIANEYNSKYRRLKCPSTRVCDSTQTMLRNGTSNDSSKGTSNSTPKGTSNGSSNGFTHRYQDIQFIKLNLNEKITPIDICDHFYKEDGAANFILLNSASTPGEWSIIGFPTPGKSPVITHSVDDINHVSISTYKSKNKDVQTIKVDGKEGMWSFLEEKLREKFISRDDLKSKIKNYHSREIPFFGGYMGLASYEEGQHVMIKKLSPICRENTTTPDLKLVYVENSLVYDHITKEWFLISLENSDWAKDMSQTLQSITPINIDSVPLTVKDLAKKCDSNLIKFDFPCSESYKAQFEKCQEYLHSGDSYELCLTTQSKIVLPSYIEPWDIYKVLTLHKNPSPFSCFMDFDDCCLISSSPERFLSCKQDGTEKVVELRPIKGTVKNTPDVDIAKATKILKTPKEMGENLMIVDLIRHDLYQFTDDVSVTQLMAVEEYKTVYQLVSVIRGVLPEAPNHFQGLDLLRYSLPPGSMTGAPKRRSVELLQDIEEMQSNVVKGGRRGIYSGIVGYWSITDDSDWSVVIRSIFSYKDDVENSESTNIWRIGAGGAITVLSDCKGEWEEMNLKLTSALQAFR, from the coding sequence ATGATCTTATTAATTGATTCATATGACTCGTTCACCAATAATTTAGCACATCTTATAAAGAGTACCACGAGTGTAAATGTTGATATTGTACATAATGATGCAATAGATGCGAAGGATTACGAGGCATTTTATAAGCAGGCGGCTGAAAAATATCAATGTATTGTTATAGGCCCTGGCCCAGGCCATCCAGCCATTAAGGAGGATATAGGTATTATCGGTTGGTTGATCAAGCGCATTACACAAGATGGTCCCGAACATGCTGTCCCTATTTTAGGGATTTGTTTAGGATTCCAAAGTTTATGCTATGAATTCGGCAACGAAGTGTCTAGGCTTCGGAATGTCAAACACGGGCAGATCTATTCAGTCGAGCCAACTGGAGAAAGTGGGTTGTATTTGAGCAAGGAAGGTTTTGATAGTGTACGATATCATTCGCTTCATGTCAAAACACCATTTTCAAGCAACATTGAACCGCTCGCGTATTGCAATGAAATAGATATATCAGATAATGATAACCATTTTAACGGAGACGCCGacgagaaggagaaggaaaaggagaaggagaaggagaaggaaaaggagaaggagaaggagaagaggaAGGACGATATAAAAGGAGCGTCAAAAATTCTTATGGCTATGAAAATAAGGGATTTCCCATTTTATGGAGTCCAGTACCACCCAGAATCCATTTGTTCTCAAAAAGGTAAAGACTTGGTGAAGAATTTCATAAAGATTGCCAATGAATACAACTCTAAATACCGTCGACTTAAGTGTCCTCTGACACGGGTGTGTGATAGTACTCAAACAATGCTCAGAAATGGCACCTCCAATGATTCCTCCAAAGGCACCTCCAATAGCACCCCCAAAGGCACCTCCAACGGCTCCTCTAATGGATTTACCCATCGATACCAGGATATTCAATTCATAAAACTCAATCTTAATGAGAAGATTACTCCCATAGATATATGTGATCATTTCTACAAAGAGGATGGTGCAGCAAATTTCATTCTTCTCAACTCCGCCTCTACGCCCGGTGAGTGGTCAATTATCGGATTCCCTACTCCTGGAAAAAGCCCTGTTATAACACACTCTGTGGATGACATAAACCATGTCTCAATCTCAACTTACAAgtccaaaaacaaagatgttcaaacaataaaagtcgacggaaaagaaggaatgTGGAGTTTTCTTGAAGAGAAATTACGCGAAAAGTTTATCTCGCGTGATGAtttgaaaagtaaaattaaGAATTACCATTCAAGAGAAATTCCCTTTTTTGGAGGATACATGGGTCTAGCATCATATGAAGAAGGGCAACATGTAATGATCAAAAAGCTTCTGCCCATTTGTCGTGAAAACACGACAACTCCTGATTTGAAATTGGTTTACGTTGAAAACTCTTTGGTATACGATCATATAACTAAAGAGTGGTTTCTTATTTCCTTGGAGAATTCAGACTGGGCTAAAGATATGAGCCAAACATTGCAATCTATAACACCAATAAATATAGATTCAGTGCCATTAACCGTCAAGGACCTTGCTAAGAAATGCGACAGCAATTTAATCAAGTTTGATTTTCCTTGCTCAGAAAGTTACAAGgctcaatttgaaaaatgtcAGGAATATTTACATTCTGGGGACTCTTACGAATTATGCTTAACTACTCAACTGAAGATTGTTTTACCTTCATACATCGAGCCATGGGATATTTACAAGGTGCTTACACTTCACAAAAATCCTTCACCGTTTTCGTGCTTTATGGATTTTGACGACTGTTGCTTGATATCATCTTCACCAGAAAGGTTTTTATCTTGTAAACAAGATGGCACAGAGAAAGTTGTTGAATTGCGGCCAATCAAGGGTACTGTGAAGAATACACCCGATGTCGATATTGCTAAAGCCacaaaaattttgaaaacgcCAAAGGAAATGGGCGAAAACTTGATGATTGTGGACTTGATTAGGCATGATTTGTACCAATTCACAGACGATGTTAGTGTGACACAATTAATGGCGGTCGAGGAGTACAAGACTGTTTATCAACTAGTTAGTGTGATTCGGGGTGTTTTACCAGAGGCACCAAACCATTTTCAAGGTCTTGACTTGCTCAGGTATTCGTTGCCCCCTGGGTCAATGACAGGAGCGCCAAAGAGAAGGTCAGTAGAGCTTTTGCAAGATATCGAAGAAATGCAGCTGAATGTTGTAAAAGGTGGTAGAAGGGGTATATATAGTGGAATAGTGGGGTATTGGTCAATTACAGATGATTCTGATTGGAGTGTTGTTATCCGGTCAATATTCAGCTATAAAGATGATGTTGAAAACTCAGAATCAACAAATATTTGGCGAATAGGTGCCGGTGGAGCAATAACAGTTTTGAGCGACTGCAAAGGAGAATGGGAGGAAATGAACTTGAAACTTACAAGTGCATTACAAGCATTTAggtag